The Glycine soja cultivar W05 chromosome 4, ASM419377v2, whole genome shotgun sequence genomic sequence aattaaattaattacccAAACATATAAATTTGCTATAATAGTGTGAGGAGGAAACATACATGTTAAAATCAGATCAGATCATTCCGTTAATTAGAAAAATCGAAACATTTATCATCCAAGAGTTTTGAAAAATCGAAACATCCATGAttagaaaaaattaatcaagaacaagtcaaatcgatataaaatcaacaaaaattacTGTTGAACCAATATAGAGAACCAGTATTGAACcaatctttataaaaaaaatatatatttcttaatttttatgtagtcttaaatattttaaagataaataaaaatacatactaaatatttcacataagcatcaattattttcttaactattattagtttttatattatgaaacatataatttattcatttacattaatttataattttttaatcctaatttttataattctatattattttattattaaaaatataaaatcgatGAAATCACAATTCAGCTATAATTGAATTGTTAAACTTTAAATCAGTATCTTCGTTGATGCAATCATTGgtccaattttaaaattatttgagagAAAGTCATTCTTTAATTGCTTCCGCATATTATGTATTTTGCTTAAGCAACCATCCTctttatagaataaaatatgtGAGGTCGGCAAACTAGTTCTGCTTATAATTTGGGAGTTCCATTTACAGATGGATATTTGCACTTGTTATTGGCAGGACCAAACTTCGAAGCCAATCTTCCCGAATCTAGAAAACCAtacttttaaaaacatttatcatcCATTTTttcgtataaaaaaaataaaactatataatatttccttttcttctgttgattttattttatttttaattgagagaatccaaattttattaaataccaTCAAATTTCTTGGGTTCTTGGGTTCTGTATTCTAAGTAGATATCCCCGTCTATTGCTTTATTACTAGCAAAAATGATTAATAGATTCCGGttgaacattttattttatagttcaAGTCAGAACATTAATCAATTAAGAGGATCCATTCTTTATAGCACACCCATTATATATTTACACGAGAcaacttttatattttcagaaaattaataacatatgtCGTAGAAATTAGTCAAGATCATATAATTCcaaacaacaataatttttcagGTGACTTAATTGTATTCACAACAACTTGAAAATGAAAGAGatgaatttcatgattttatgATGTTCAATTCTTTCTAAATGTAACACTTCCAACTTGTATATAGATAAGAGATTAAAGAAATGAATTGATACTacttatattaacaaaatacatCTATTTTTCGATAACTTATCActtaaaaatttcataattaagtaTGTTTGATTTGAAGTAGTTATGATATGGATGACTTTTTGAAAAGTTTCCCAAGCATATGAGTGAGGATAAAACACACAGAAAAGTCTCATATTAGTTTATGGAGAAAGTAAATGATCTTGGGAGCAATCAAGCAGTGTTAGAGTGATTGATTGTCGAGATCTTGAAAAGGATTAGATACAGAAGGTTCTATCCAACAAGAATGTTGAATGAAGTATCATCACGTGAAATATCAATGTGAGAATCATCAAAAAGTAGAAAATCATTGACGTTGCATTTGGTCGTACATATTGTTGGAGGGAGATTAGTTAAGATAAGTAGTAGCTTTatttgatacttttttttttgtttttattcctttttttttttaatttcatgaatACTTTACACGAATATTAtgatagaagaaaataatatgaaagagaGAAGATTTGATTGTTAACTACTAAATTaacaataattgaaaaaaaaaactatttaacaaaaaaaaagaaggaaaatttgatTTAGAATGCATTTGATTGTGCTAAATAATAATCGTGGACTTGTTTAAACTTGATTACaattttagtatttaatatgtccaaaataaaatatttattttaaatacatctacctgtaaaaaaaagaaagaaaatatacattaaaatcattcattttttattcagatagctattttttttttgagacaaTTCTATTTAATGCTCAGACATTAAATATATGAACACTTCTTTTTAGGTATATTGATTCAATAACTAATCGAATATGCTACAACAAAACTTGTCATTATtcctataaaaagaaaaaatgttaattacaaAGTGTGAAACATTATTATAATGTCATTTTATCATAatctattatatatgataaatttatttatttttatgataattattttaaaaattatattaaccataatttgtaattagataACAGGATTTTACATCTATTAATGCACGAAGATTAAACTCTTATATAAATCtcattgatttcatttttatatcttCCCCACTGTCAACATATTAGTGACTAACGTGAGAGGTTTCAAATGGGTATGATTTTGAGGACCTGTCCTCTTCAATAAGAAATGCACATTATTGAGCCAACAGAGAAGATTGCATGTAGGATTGACTGAGAGCCCTTCCAGCACTATATAAGTAGGTGCCCCCATTCCTAAAGTTCCATCAATCCTCTTCTACCTGTTGCTACAACAGAAAGAGAGGACACAACACAACCATTTATGTGACTTATCACCTCATTCTTAAACCAGGAATAAGCCATTCAATAGTTGCATTTATTGCATATGACAAGCTTATAATACATTAATCATATATCAGAATTAACTTGATTGCATAAATTGAAAGGGAAAGGTGGAGATGGAAAGTGGTGAACTGAGAGTGGCAAGTGCACGCATAGGGAGCTCCAGCGTGTGGAGGAGCAGTGGTGGCGTTGATGTGTTTTCAGGGTCTTCAAGAAGGGATGATGATGAACAAGAGCTTAAATGGGCTGCAATTGAGAAACTCCCCACTTATCTACGTATGACTAGGGGCATTCTCACCGAGGCTGAAGGCCAACCTACAGAGATTGATATAAACAAACTCTGTCCACTTCAGAGGAAGAACTTGGTGGAGAGGCTCGTCAAGATTGCAGAACAAGACAATGAGAAGTTCTTGTTCAAGTTAAGGGATCGCATTGATAGGTAAGCTACTAACATGTGTGTGCGCATGCATGTGCACATGTGTGTGTTTTAGTTTTGAGCTCTTAAACTTGTTGAAGAAAATTATGGATCTTTTAGGCCTTGTGTGCTTGTTGTATCGTGTATAAAGAAATTTATAACGTGTGTTGAAAGTGCAGTGTTGGACTTGAAATTCCGGCGATTGAAGTCCGTTTTGAGCACTTGAATGTTGAGGCAGAAGCTCATGTGGGAAGCAGGGCACTACCTACAATCTTTAACTTCTGCATTAATTTGTTGGAGGTAATTGTAAATGGTCTATAGATTTGGATGTTGTCACAACAGTTGTTTTTGAAGCAGAGAACACTGACAAATTCATATGTATGTGTGCATTTGCTCTCTCTTTCTGAAGGGGTTCCTCAATTCTCTTCACCTTATTCCAAGTCGAAAGAAGCCATTCACAGTTCTTGATGATGTCAGTGGAATCATCAAGCCTAAAAGGTAATAGGGTGGAGTTGACCTTTGTGGAATTGGTATGTAGGACTGTTGGGGAACTTAACTATCTTTTtctcaatatatttttgttttggctTATGCAGAATGTCACTGCTTTTAGGCCCTCCAAGCTCTGGAAAGACCACATTGTTGTTGGCACTAGCTGGAAGACTTGGTAAAGATCTAAAAGTAAGGGCATATGAGATTTGCTTTTGTTTCAACAACTTCACTGATGAATTAGAATCAGAATCATTTAAGGCTTATGATTCATTCAATTCTATTGCTGATGAATTGCAGTTTTCGGGGCGAGTTTCGTATAATGGTCATGGGATGGAGGAATTTGTACCTCAGAGAACATCAGCTTACATAAGTCAAACTGATCTACACATAGGAGAAATGACAGTAAGAGAAACATTGGCCTTCTCTGCAAGGTGTCAAGGGATTGGAACCCGTAATGGTCAGTTAGCCCTTCAAAAACAACACTGCCAACCTTGATGTCTGGACTTTGAGGAATTATGTCACCTAACTTTGATTGAACGGTTTTCGATTTGTGTAACTTGCAGAGATGCTGGCGGAATTGTCAAGAAGAGAGAAGGCTGCAAACATTAAGCCAGATCCTGATCTTGATATTTATATGAAGGTGACataagatcaaaattaaatgttGATATAACCTCTTTTGCAGTTTTTCGAATTAATTCCACTATGAATATGTTAGAAAAATGTAAGTGGCTAATCTAAACATATTGAATTTTCAGGCAGCAGCACTAGAAGGCCAAGAAACCAATGTTGTTACAGATTATATAATGAAGGTAGCACAGTAAATTTTGCAAATTTGTAAggtgatttaattttttaagaaaaaaaaagaagaaacttaGTTGTTCTTGTTTCTAACATTTGGCAGATTTTGGGACTAGAAATTTGTGCTGATACCATGGTAGGGGATGACATGATTCGAGGTATTTCTGGCGGACAAAAGAAGAGAGTCACAACTGGTAAACAAAAAACTGTTGTTTGTTttacataaaatgattttatttttatattttgtgaaacTCTATAAGTGACTACCAATTACCAAGttgatttattatttgattccaATGAATCATAGGTGAGATGCTAGTTGGACCAGCAAGAGCACTTCTCATGGATGAAATATCAACTGGTTTAGACAGTTCTACCACATTCCAAATGGTTAATTCTTTAAGACAATCTATCCACATTCTGAATGGAACAGCTGTGATCTCTCTTCTCCAGCCAGCACCAGAAACTTACGagttatttgatgatataattcTCCTCTCAGATGGGCAAATTGTGTATCAGGGTCCAAGGGAAAATGTTCTCGAGTTCTTTGAATACATGGGGTTCAAATGTCCAGAGAGGAAAGGAGTAGCAGATTTTTTACAAGAAGTAACTCTAAGCTTCATTGTACTTGTTTTCCTCTTTTCATCCTTAAAAGAAACACCACTCAGTTGTTCTATTTATTCATGTATATGACAGGTaacatcaagaaaagaccaagaacaGTATTGGGCAAATAAAGATGAGCCATACTCCTTCGTCACTGTTAAAGAGTTTGCTGAAGCATTTCAGTCGTTTCACGTTGGTCGAAAACTCGGTGATGAACTTGCCACTCCATTTGACATGTCCAAAGGCCACCCTGCTGTGTTGACAAAAAACAAGTATGGTGTTTGCAAGAAAGAACTTCTGAAAGCCTGTGTGTCCAGAGAATTCTTACTTATGAAAAGGAATTCGTTTGTCTATATTTTCAAGATGTGGCAAGTAAGTACTGTTCTCGctgaaatatttttctcttccttcctcAATCATTAGCACTAACTAGTTCAACTAGATTAATTCATGTATGATTTCATTCATTTTCAGCTGATTTTAACGGGGTTCATAACAATGACATTGTTCCTGAGAACTGAGATGCACCGGGATACAGAAACTGATGGTGGGATCTATATGGGAGCACTGTTCTTCGTACTAATTGTGATTATGTTTAATGGATACTCCGAATTATCCATGTCCATCATGAAACTCCCAGTTTTCTATAAGCAAAGGGACCTTCTCTTTTTTCCTTGTTGGGCATACTCTCTGCCTACATGGATCCTTAAGATTCCTATCACCTTAGTGGAAGTTGGTATTTGGGTTGTGATGACTTACTATGTTATAGGATTTGATCCTAGTATTGAGAGGtgacattcttttttttaatgtatagaCTTCAGAGTTTGCTTTGTAGTGTGCTTACTAGTAACTCTTCATGGCAGGttcatcaagcaatactttctACTTGTTTGTATCAACCAAATGGCATCAGGACTTTTTCGATTTATGGGGGCAGTTGGGAGGAACATCATTGTTGCAAACACAGTTGGGTCATTTGCTTTACTTGCAGTTATGGTCATGGGTGGATTTATCCTATCTAGAGGTgaagtattaattaatattaacgcagtttatttttatataaatttaattagaaccATAAAGCCTAAAGATTTTGTATGctattatcataaattattgtGTATGATAATATGATTGACTTGTGTAATACTTCCTTTAAAAGtcacaacaatgatgatttctaAGTAGTTGACAGGGTAATACTTTGAAAGTGTTGCACTATCTGTGTAAAAGTCTTTACATTGATAATCCATGAAAATTAAACTGTTTCAAAATATGCATGTTGCATGTTCCATGTTCCAAGGCATTTTGATATCAAAATCTCACACAGCTACCTTCTTTTTGAACCAGTTGATGTGAAGAAGTGGTGGTTGTGGGGTTACTGGTTCTCGCCCATGATGTATGGACAAAATGCTCTAGCTGTGAATGAGTTCCTTGGAAAGAGTTGGTCACATGTAAGCAATAAAATCACATTCTCATGAACGAAACATGtacgagaataaaaatgtgtTACTAGTGAAGAGTGTTGATCATTTTCTATAACAATATGTGAATATTTTTGCATTGCGCAGGTTCCACCTAATTCAACAGAACCATTAGGAGTAAAGGTCTTGAAGTCACGTGGGATCTTCCCTGAAGCATACTGGTATTGGATTGGAGTTGGAGCTTCCATTGGATACATGTTACTGTTCAACTTCCTTTTCCCCTTAGCTTTACATTATCTTGACCGTAAGTATCTTATAGTACACGTACCTTTCAATTTGTGAACCTGACACGGTGCTCTAACAACTGAAACATTTTGCTGCAGCATTTGGTAAACCCCAAGCTCTAATATCCGAAGAGGCCTTAGCTGAGAGAAATGCTGGCAGAAACGAACACATCATTGAATTATCATCTAGAATCAAAGGCTCTTCTGGTGGGTTACAAGTTCATTCACATGTCGCATTTTCTTTCTATGTTAACTGCATTTGTTCAAGTAGTGTATAATTTCAATGCAGATAGAGGGAATGAAAGTCGTAGAAATATGTCCTCCAGAACACTGTCAGCAAGAGTGGGTAGCATTGGTGCAAGTGAACACAACAAGAAACGAGGGATGGTTCTTCCTTTCACACCCCTTTCCATCACTTTTGATGAAATCAGATATTCGGTGGAGATGCCACAGGTACAATAATTGACTTCAAATAGAGTAGCCTTTTCTGTAATAGAGCATTAGAATAAGTCATCCTACATGCACATAGCATAAGATAGTGGCTTATGAAGGTTAtaaatcaatcataaaaaagtgagattcaTATGTAATCTCCCTCCTGATATATTTCCAACAGTTTCCTGGCAATGGATTAAGATTtacctatatatatgttttgcagGAAATGAAGAGCCAAGGCATTCTTGAAGATCGACTTGAACTGTTGAAGGGTGTTAATGGAGTCTTTAGGCCAGGAGTTCTTACAGCTCTAATGGGTGTAAGTGGGGCTGGTAAAACAACTCTAATGGATGTGTTATCTGGAAGAAAAACAGCAGGTTATGTTCAAGGGCAAATCACTATATCTGGGTACCCTAAAAAGCAAGAAACGTTTGCGCGCATAGCAGGATACTGTGAGCAGACTGATATCCACTCTCCCCATGTTACAGTCTATGAGTCTTTGGTTTATTCTGCATGGCTTCGGTTACCCCCTGAGGTTGATTCTGTCACCAGACAGGTAAACTTTTGAAATTGGATCATACATAGTATATTAACAGACAACAAAAGTTGGATAATCCAATCACTGATAGAAATGTGGAAATTGAGTTTTTTATTGGTTGTGCACTTGTGCCTCATAAGAACTGTGCTCGTGCTCATGCTCATGTTAGAATTGCTTACTGCACACACAACCAATGACATTGTAGTATTGTACCTTCTTCCATGTGTTCAATTCAATTTTAGTTGCTTACGAATCCTATTGATGGATTGTAGATGTTCATTGAGGAAGTTATGGAGCTGGTAGAGCTGACTTCATTAAGAGAAGCCTTGGTGGGATTGCCTGGAGTGAATGGCCTCTCCACGGAGCAGCGCAAGAGGTTAACAATTGCAGTTGAACTTGTTGCCAATCCATCTATTATATTCATGGATGAACCTACCTCTGGCCTTGATGCCAGAGCTGCTGCTATAGTAATGAGAACAGTGAGGAATACAGTTGATACCGGACGAACTGTGGTCTGCACAATCCACCAGCCTAGCATTGATATATTTGATGCTTTTGATGAGGTCAGTGgccattttccttttcttaactTACCAACAAAATTTCAGTGTCTCAAGGCTGAACATATATATTGTAATATTACAGCTACTTTTGTTGAAGCGTGGAGGTGAGGAAATATATGTGGGACCTTTAGGCCAGTGTTGTTCTCAACTGATCAATTACTTTGAGGTCTGCACCATCTCTAATTACTAACTAATTAGTGGTAAATACTTTTATCAAACAGTTTGTTCATCAAGTAAGTTGTGCTTGGTGTAGGGAATTAATGGGgtgccaaaaattaaaaagggcTATAATCCTGCTACTTGGATGTTGGAGGTTACTTCAGAAGCACAAGAAGCAGCTCTTGGACTTAACTTCGCTGAAATATACAAGAATTCTGACCTATATAGGTAGGAGCaacttgaaattcaaataaaacccCATATGAAATCATTGCTCTTTAAGCATTTGTTGCTGTTAATTAATATGCTTTTCTATGGTTAACCAATATTGCACAATTACATTCAGGAGAAACAAGGCCTTGATCAGGGAACTTAGCACACCTACAACAGGTTTCAAAGACTTGTACTTCCCCACAAAGTACTCACAGACTTTCATCACCCAATGCATGGCTTGCCTTTGGAAACAGCACCTATCATACTGGCGAAATCCCCCATATAGTGCAGTgagacttttattcacaactaTCATAGCCTTATTGTTTGGGACAATATTTTGGGATATTGGCTCCAAAAGGTACCAACATGCAACCACTGTCCTTAATTTCTTTGCATCGTTTCTAAGTTCCctttttttgtctttcattttattacctttatttatatattcttcTGATGCAGGCAAAGAAAACAAGATCTATTTAATGCAATGGGATCCATGTATGCTGCAGTCCTCTTCATTGGGATACAAAATGCTACATCTGTGCAACCAGTTGTAGCCATTGAGAGAACAGTCTTCTATAGAGAAAGAGCTGCTGGAATGTACTCAGCTTTACCATATGCATTTGGACAGGTACACATGAAATTGCTCATGTAATGACTAAAGaatattaacaattaattaacaaaGAGTTCTCTTAGTTAGAACACTAATTATGATGTTGAATGAAAATGAATATTGTCAACTCACTCCACATTTGAAATATTCAGGTTGCTATTGAGATCCCATACATATTCATACAAACCCTCGTGTATGGAGTCATAGTGTATGCTATGATTGGGTTTGATTGGACGTTCAGCAAGTTCTTTTGGTATCTCTTCTTCATGTTCTTTACCTTTTTATACTTCACGTTTTATGGCATGATGGCTGTGGGTCTTACCCCGGATCACAACGTAGCTACTATAGTTTCCTTTGGGTTCTACATGATATGGAACCTCTTCTCAGGATTCGTCATTCCACGAACCGTAAGTTTATGTGTCCCTTTAATTAAGGTTTAGTTACTCATTTAGTTCTTATACATGCAGTCTTTACGCCTAGAAATTACTTGTACACATacttttgatttgttttagtctctattgtccaaaatcaaaattgtagGAACTAAaacagattaaaaaatatatattcctaaaatgagaaatttttaAGTGTAAATGTATAAGTATTAAAACGTAAAGATTGTGTTGGAACATATAAcgaatgagtaattaaacctcTTTTTAATTAACACTGAACTATGTAACTTTTAGATAGTAAGTTAGTAACTCAACTCACAAATGGTATTGTGATCCTTGTATGTGACAGAGAATGCCAGTGTGGTGGAGATGGTA encodes the following:
- the LOC114408996 gene encoding pleiotropic drug resistance protein 1-like, which produces MESGELRVASARIGSSSVWRSSGGVDVFSGSSRRDDDEQELKWAAIEKLPTYLRMTRGILTEAEGQPTEIDINKLCPLQRKNLVERLVKIAEQDNEKFLFKLRDRIDSVGLEIPAIEVRFEHLNVEAEAHVGSRALPTIFNFCINLLEGFLNSLHLIPSRKKPFTVLDDVSGIIKPKRMSLLLGPPSSGKTTLLLALAGRLGKDLKFSGRVSYNGHGMEEFVPQRTSAYISQTDLHIGEMTVRETLAFSARCQGIGTRNEMLAELSRREKAANIKPDPDLDIYMKAAALEGQETNVVTDYIMKILGLEICADTMVGDDMIRGISGGQKKRVTTGEMLVGPARALLMDEISTGLDSSTTFQMVNSLRQSIHILNGTAVISLLQPAPETYELFDDIILLSDGQIVYQGPRENVLEFFEYMGFKCPERKGVADFLQEVTSRKDQEQYWANKDEPYSFVTVKEFAEAFQSFHVGRKLGDELATPFDMSKGHPAVLTKNKYGVCKKELLKACVSREFLLMKRNSFVYIFKMWQLILTGFITMTLFLRTEMHRDTETDGGIYMGALFFVLIVIMFNGYSELSMSIMKLPVFYKQRDLLFFPCWAYSLPTWILKIPITLVEVGIWVVMTYYVIGFDPSIERFIKQYFLLVCINQMASGLFRFMGAVGRNIIVANTVGSFALLAVMVMGGFILSRVDVKKWWLWGYWFSPMMYGQNALAVNEFLGKSWSHVPPNSTEPLGVKVLKSRGIFPEAYWYWIGVGASIGYMLLFNFLFPLALHYLDPFGKPQALISEEALAERNAGRNEHIIELSSRIKGSSDRGNESRRNMSSRTLSARVGSIGASEHNKKRGMVLPFTPLSITFDEIRYSVEMPQEMKSQGILEDRLELLKGVNGVFRPGVLTALMGVSGAGKTTLMDVLSGRKTAGYVQGQITISGYPKKQETFARIAGYCEQTDIHSPHVTVYESLVYSAWLRLPPEVDSVTRQMFIEEVMELVELTSLREALVGLPGVNGLSTEQRKRLTIAVELVANPSIIFMDEPTSGLDARAAAIVMRTVRNTVDTGRTVVCTIHQPSIDIFDAFDELLLLKRGGEEIYVGPLGQCCSQLINYFEGINGVPKIKKGYNPATWMLEVTSEAQEAALGLNFAEIYKNSDLYRRNKALIRELSTPTTGFKDLYFPTKYSQTFITQCMACLWKQHLSYWRNPPYSAVRLLFTTIIALLFGTIFWDIGSKRQRKQDLFNAMGSMYAAVLFIGIQNATSVQPVVAIERTVFYRERAAGMYSALPYAFGQVAIEIPYIFIQTLVYGVIVYAMIGFDWTFSKFFWYLFFMFFTFLYFTFYGMMAVGLTPDHNVATIVSFGFYMIWNLFSGFVIPRTRMPVWWRWYFWICPVSWTLYGLVTSQFGDIKERIDTGETVEEFVRSYFGYRDDFVGVAAAVLVGFTLLFGFTFAFSIKAFNFQKR